One region of Hymenobacter sediminicola genomic DNA includes:
- a CDS encoding translocation/assembly module TamB domain-containing protein, with the protein MAFVLLLVVGIVVALQFPSVQDYAARKAAGYLQDKIGTEVRIAKFRTDFKHALSLDGVYIEDQQGDTLLSVGHLGVDLDLWGLTKSEINLKSLELNDGRLAIKRTEPDSVSNYDFIVNAFAAGDTTTTTPADTTGSGFKYDIGDLRLTNIHLTYDDQVEGMNLRTKVGELAVAMDAVDVDQSIYKVDEATLRNTSISIAQTKTAPPDTAVAEPLALTFGLNRANLSNVSLTYKNDPSAQFISTRVGEAEITADNIDLINSRVALNTVKLRNTSIAYAQNENVPVEKRLVNPAEVVRDLNDAVEGATGQPANWVVTLNRSDISGVDVAFDNFNEPTQRTRVPAMDYNHLKFTDLTLNLESLRYSENSTTGRINQLAGKEKSGFQVQSAKADVVFDSVQTRLTNLDLVTPHTRIRQTLGMRYKSLDALADMKQLPNLGIEGDLRNVRLGFRDILYLAPDLAGTPPFNTGPNQSILLSGRVSGRVGDMRIQGLEFVGFRNTIVKASGRIQGLPETDRRLYTDLNIQQFTTTEADIRSLVPKGTIPNEYRISPRMTVAGTFRGRPTAMLFDADLRATTTFGNVAAKVDLGAGPKGQEPIAATFSTQNLDVGKILRDPTIGKVTANGRLNGRGGLDPNMLRGKLTANVQRATYNGYTYRGITANVDIDRNLYVVDARSTEDPNLNLDLLATVNLRDANNPSYTVDRLNLRGANLTALGFYTGGDLRVQGDLTAKLRGSDLNTINGTFSGNNIIIVRDNQPFALDSVRGSIVQVPGRTEVVFNSNIVDLNLNGNTRLGDIATALQEHIDRYFDLPDVQYRPSKADRRFTFDANVKNTAALQKLVPDLKQLTPFKLTGSFDSRAANLTMNTRIPRIVYMGYALDSLKFNVQSDPQKLDYGLGLRQISQDTTLRIPNPTLAGSIQNNQIGTRLRIAESDSAERLNMAGVLRVLNSGDAYAFSFDPKLMLDRVEWAVTPGNELRYTTATGAIFANNVEFSRNNRSLKLQTLPGAQYPLQLNMQNLELNSLARAAGMQDSLVAGTLNGQALALSLGQPRQAFTADAVLSNLVYNKTVVGDVTLKATNPTPDRYNVDVRLTNQQGTDVRAVGYYLATPPDPIRFDITVNRFDLKAAEPFSVGQLREATGGITGNMVVTGTASKPIMNGTLTTTQDAGLTLTQLGSDFRMPGQTISFDPQGMRFDNFTILDSLNNKAVVDGRILMPNLADVNTYRFNLNATTDRFLAVNSRATDNELFYGKLVLDSDTRISGNMNLPVVNTRVVVVEGSDLTIVVPNDEAGLVATDGIVEWVDKSAPLDTMLARQVALDSAKTAAGFDITARVTVNDNTPFTLVIDPISGDNLKVRAAGTLNTAIDPAGTITLTGRLDVTDGTYNMSLYDLASRKFDIGQGSSIIWSGDPYNAQLNIAAIYNVKAAPAELLASQGLADETLNAVGRNQLPFQVFLNVTGELLKPIIGFDIKLPEESRSELRGPIEARLAQLRQPSEVSELNKQVFSLLVLNRFMTDDPFKSSGGNIVADQLRGSASQVLTQQLNNLTGSYLSNLGVELGVNSYADYSSGAEKTRTDLNVAVRRQLLNNRLTVRLGTDVPLGGGNQASQGQNQAGISSFAGDVSVEYNVLANGRIRLRAFRNNAYGDIDGQFVRTGASLIFQRDYRDLADLFKGIDDVVKEEVKQNRRQQRREKKAAQDSTQTLASDQRRDTTRVAGRPTTSGR; encoded by the coding sequence GTGGCTTTTGTGCTGCTGCTAGTCGTCGGGATTGTAGTTGCCTTACAATTTCCGTCGGTGCAGGACTATGCGGCCCGCAAAGCGGCTGGCTACCTACAAGATAAAATTGGCACGGAAGTCCGGATAGCCAAGTTTCGCACCGATTTCAAGCACGCTCTCAGTCTCGACGGCGTGTATATCGAAGATCAGCAAGGCGATACACTGCTGTCGGTGGGCCACTTGGGCGTCGACCTGGACCTGTGGGGCCTCACCAAATCAGAAATCAACCTGAAGTCCTTGGAGCTGAACGACGGGCGGCTGGCCATCAAGCGCACCGAGCCCGACAGCGTATCGAACTACGACTTCATCGTGAATGCCTTTGCGGCCGGCGACACCACCACAACCACGCCGGCCGACACGACCGGCTCAGGCTTCAAATACGACATCGGCGACCTGCGCCTGACCAACATTCACCTCACCTACGACGACCAGGTGGAGGGTATGAACCTGCGCACGAAAGTAGGCGAGCTGGCCGTAGCCATGGATGCTGTGGACGTGGACCAGTCTATTTATAAGGTGGACGAAGCCACGTTGCGCAACACTAGCATCAGCATTGCCCAAACCAAAACTGCGCCGCCGGACACGGCCGTAGCGGAACCACTGGCCCTGACGTTCGGACTGAACCGGGCGAACCTGAGCAACGTCAGCCTCACGTATAAGAACGACCCGTCGGCGCAGTTCATCAGCACCCGCGTGGGCGAGGCCGAAATTACGGCCGACAACATCGACCTGATCAACTCGCGGGTAGCCCTGAACACGGTGAAGCTACGCAACACCAGCATTGCCTACGCCCAGAACGAAAACGTACCGGTAGAAAAGCGCCTCGTGAATCCGGCCGAAGTGGTGCGCGACCTGAACGATGCCGTGGAAGGCGCCACCGGCCAGCCCGCCAACTGGGTAGTGACCCTGAACCGCTCCGACATCAGCGGTGTGGACGTGGCCTTCGACAACTTTAACGAGCCGACGCAGCGCACCCGCGTGCCGGCCATGGACTACAACCACCTCAAGTTTACGGACCTGACGCTGAACCTGGAGAGCCTGCGCTACTCCGAAAACAGCACCACCGGCCGCATCAACCAACTGGCCGGTAAGGAGAAAAGCGGCTTCCAGGTGCAGTCGGCGAAGGCTGATGTGGTATTTGACTCGGTGCAGACGCGCTTGACCAACCTCGACCTGGTTACGCCGCACACCCGCATCCGCCAGACGCTGGGCATGCGCTACAAGAGCCTCGATGCGCTGGCCGATATGAAGCAGTTGCCCAACCTCGGTATTGAGGGCGACCTGCGCAATGTGCGCCTCGGCTTCCGCGACATTTTATATCTGGCCCCCGACCTAGCCGGCACGCCGCCGTTCAATACGGGTCCCAACCAGTCTATCCTGCTGAGTGGGCGCGTGAGTGGGCGCGTGGGCGATATGCGGATTCAAGGGCTGGAGTTTGTGGGCTTCCGCAACACCATCGTGAAGGCCAGCGGCCGGATTCAGGGCCTGCCCGAAACAGACCGCCGCCTCTACACCGACCTCAACATTCAGCAGTTCACGACTACTGAGGCCGATATCCGCAGCCTGGTGCCTAAGGGCACGATTCCGAATGAGTACCGCATTTCGCCGCGCATGACGGTGGCCGGCACGTTCCGGGGCCGCCCTACAGCTATGCTGTTTGATGCTGACCTGCGTGCTACCACCACTTTCGGGAATGTAGCAGCGAAGGTGGATTTGGGCGCCGGTCCGAAAGGCCAGGAGCCTATTGCTGCCACCTTCAGCACCCAAAACCTGGACGTGGGCAAAATCCTGCGCGACCCGACCATTGGCAAGGTGACAGCCAACGGCCGCCTGAACGGCCGCGGCGGCCTCGACCCGAATATGCTGCGCGGCAAGCTGACGGCCAACGTGCAGCGCGCCACCTACAACGGCTATACCTACCGCGGCATCACAGCCAACGTGGACATTGACCGGAACCTGTACGTGGTGGATGCCCGCAGCACAGAAGACCCCAACCTGAACCTGGACCTGCTGGCCACCGTGAACCTGCGCGACGCCAACAACCCGAGCTACACCGTGGACCGCCTCAACCTGCGCGGCGCCAACCTTACGGCCCTGGGCTTCTACACCGGCGGCGACCTGCGCGTGCAGGGCGACCTGACCGCCAAACTGCGCGGCTCCGACCTAAACACCATAAACGGCACGTTCTCCGGCAACAACATCATCATCGTGCGCGACAACCAGCCATTTGCGCTGGACTCGGTGCGGGGCAGCATTGTGCAGGTACCGGGCCGTACCGAAGTTGTGTTCAACTCCAACATTGTAGATCTGAACCTGAACGGCAACACCCGCCTCGGCGACATTGCCACGGCCCTGCAGGAGCACATCGACCGATATTTTGACCTACCGGACGTGCAATACCGCCCCTCTAAGGCCGACCGCCGCTTCACCTTCGATGCCAACGTGAAAAACACGGCAGCCCTGCAGAAACTGGTGCCCGACCTCAAGCAGCTCACACCGTTCAAACTTACGGGCTCCTTCGACAGCCGCGCCGCCAACCTCACGATGAACACCCGCATTCCACGCATCGTGTACATGGGCTATGCGCTGGACTCGCTGAAATTCAACGTGCAGTCTGATCCGCAAAAGCTGGACTACGGACTGGGTCTGCGTCAGATCAGCCAGGACACCACCCTGCGCATCCCGAACCCTACGCTGGCTGGCAGCATCCAGAACAACCAGATTGGCACCCGCCTGCGCATTGCGGAGTCAGATAGCGCCGAGCGGCTGAATATGGCCGGTGTGCTGCGAGTACTTAACAGTGGCGACGCCTATGCGTTCAGCTTCGACCCCAAGCTGATGCTGGACCGTGTGGAATGGGCCGTAACACCTGGCAATGAGTTGCGCTATACTACTGCCACAGGCGCCATTTTCGCCAATAATGTGGAGTTCAGCCGCAACAACCGCTCCTTGAAGCTGCAGACCCTGCCCGGTGCGCAGTATCCGCTGCAGCTAAACATGCAGAACCTGGAGCTAAACAGCCTGGCCCGCGCTGCTGGCATGCAGGATTCGTTGGTAGCCGGCACTCTGAACGGTCAGGCACTGGCCCTGAGCCTGGGCCAGCCCCGGCAGGCCTTTACGGCCGATGCTGTGCTGAGCAATCTGGTGTATAATAAGACGGTAGTAGGCGACGTGACGCTCAAAGCTACCAACCCTACCCCCGACCGCTACAATGTAGATGTACGCCTCACCAACCAGCAGGGCACCGACGTACGGGCCGTAGGTTACTACCTGGCTACTCCGCCCGACCCCATCCGGTTCGATATAACCGTAAACCGCTTCGATTTGAAGGCTGCCGAGCCTTTCTCGGTCGGGCAGCTACGCGAAGCCACGGGCGGAATTACGGGCAACATGGTCGTGACGGGCACGGCAAGTAAGCCCATCATGAACGGCACGCTCACGACTACCCAGGATGCCGGCCTGACACTTACGCAGCTGGGCTCCGACTTCCGGATGCCCGGCCAGACCATCAGCTTCGATCCGCAGGGCATGCGCTTCGACAACTTCACCATCCTCGATTCGCTCAACAACAAAGCGGTGGTAGACGGCCGCATTCTGATGCCTAATCTGGCCGACGTCAACACCTACCGCTTCAACCTGAACGCCACCACCGACCGGTTCCTGGCCGTGAACAGCCGCGCCACCGACAACGAGCTGTTTTATGGCAAGCTGGTGCTGGACTCCGATACCCGTATCAGCGGCAACATGAACCTGCCGGTGGTGAACACGCGCGTGGTAGTGGTGGAAGGCTCCGACCTGACCATTGTGGTGCCCAACGATGAGGCCGGCCTGGTAGCCACCGACGGCATAGTGGAGTGGGTAGATAAAAGCGCCCCACTCGATACGATGCTGGCGCGCCAGGTAGCCCTGGATTCGGCCAAAACCGCCGCCGGCTTCGACATCACAGCCCGCGTCACCGTCAACGACAACACACCCTTCACACTTGTTATCGACCCAATTTCCGGCGACAACCTGAAAGTGCGGGCAGCCGGCACCCTCAATACGGCCATTGACCCAGCGGGTACCATTACCCTTACCGGCCGCCTCGACGTGACAGACGGCACCTACAATATGTCGCTCTATGATCTGGCGTCGCGCAAGTTCGACATTGGGCAGGGCAGCTCTATTATATGGAGCGGTGACCCGTACAACGCGCAGCTAAACATTGCGGCTATCTACAACGTGAAGGCCGCCCCAGCCGAGCTGCTGGCCTCGCAGGGCCTCGCCGACGAAACCCTGAACGCTGTGGGCCGCAACCAGTTGCCGTTCCAGGTGTTCCTGAACGTGACCGGCGAGCTGCTCAAGCCTATTATTGGTTTCGATATCAAGCTGCCAGAGGAAAGCCGCTCGGAGTTGCGCGGCCCAATTGAGGCCCGCCTAGCCCAATTGCGCCAGCCCAGTGAGGTTTCGGAGCTGAACAAGCAGGTATTCTCGCTGCTGGTCCTGAACCGCTTCATGACCGATGACCCGTTCAAGAGCAGCGGCGGCAACATCGTAGCCGACCAGTTGCGCGGCTCGGCCAGCCAAGTGCTTACGCAGCAGCTCAATAACCTCACTGGCTCCTACCTGTCCAACCTGGGCGTGGAGCTAGGCGTGAACTCCTATGCCGACTACAGCAGCGGCGCCGAGAAAACCCGTACCGACCTGAACGTGGCCGTGCGCCGCCAGCTGCTCAATAACCGTCTTACCGTGCGCCTCGGCACCGATGTGCCGCTGGGTGGCGGCAACCAGGCTAGCCAGGGACAGAATCAGGCCGGTATCAGCTCGTTTGCGGGTGATGTGAGCGTGGAATACAACGTGCTGGCCAATGGTCGAATCCGGTTGCGGGCCTTCCGCAACAATGCTTATGGCGACATCGACGGGCAGTTTGTGCGCACCGGTGCTTCGCTCATCTTCCAGCGCGACTACCGCGACCTGGCCGACCTGTTCAAGGGTATTGACGACGTGGTGAAGGAAGAAGTGAAGCAGAACCGCCGCCAGCAGCGCCGCGAAAAGAAAGCGGCCCAGGACTCGACGCAGACCCTGGCCTCGGACCAGCGGCGCGACACCACGCGTGTAGCCGGGCGCCCCACCACTTCCGGCCGCTAG
- a CDS encoding 4-alpha-glucanotransferase: protein MILRFSLPYRTAWGQRLVVCGSEPSLGQWNLDHALSLQYNPELGRWSHEISLPDDVVGTVEYKYILLDDQDGGKHWEWGPNRSVRHDGSQFSRIVLEDFWRAPAQPENELFTSAFTEALLRRPAAAKAAKPAKAARVADAVVRFQLAAPRVEPGHQLCVLGSDAALGAWDARKAVLLSDADYPTWTAEVALEQPDRAVQYKYGIWDPTEKKIVLLETGDDRILPPSQDRSTLRVRADEGFRYPSTWRGTGVALPVFSLRSQRGLGVGEFPDLKLLVDWAVATGMKLVQILPINDTVATHTWVDSYPYAAISVFALHPQYLHLEGIAPLKDKNAQKELDQLREQLNAKDFVDYEPVMQAKWKFARLLYQQEKKQFLADPAFLAFREAQKSWLEPYAVFSALRDQFGTADFQQWPGEYRTPAKVAELIREDAPNFDEVALHFFTQFHLDKQLLDAVEYGRQHGVVLKGDLPIGIYRHSVDAWTQPELYHMHQQAGAPPDDFSTTGQNWRFPTYNWERMAEDGYAWWKQRMSTLARYFDALRIDHILGFFRIWEIPGHSVEGLLGHFSPALPLHQHEIEQRLGWFNYGRLCEPYIRWHIVQQLFHGQAQVVFDEFMEDAGYGAIRLKEHVRTQRQMEAVFEQKIAADPANTDHYKWLRTGLYSLANEVLFVPDDLRPDHYHPRITVDKSVSFRELNGEDQHRLRDIYNDFFFRRHENFWREQGLTKLPPVRYATNMLICGEDLGMVPASVPGVMKALGMLGLNIQRMPSDPKVEFGHPDAAPYLSVVSPGSHDMSTLRGWWEEDHATTQRFFETILGHWGEQAPYQCEPWVAREIIVQHLHSPAMWAIFPLQDLLATDATLRRADSHEEQINVPANPTHFWKYRLHLPLEELLKKSVFSNEILGLNTSSGRVKSY from the coding sequence ATGATTCTCCGTTTTTCCCTGCCCTACCGCACCGCGTGGGGCCAGCGGCTGGTAGTGTGCGGTTCTGAGCCAAGCCTTGGCCAATGGAACCTCGACCACGCACTCTCACTGCAATACAACCCTGAGCTTGGCCGCTGGAGCCACGAAATCAGCCTGCCTGATGACGTAGTCGGCACCGTGGAATATAAGTACATCCTGCTCGACGACCAGGATGGTGGCAAACACTGGGAATGGGGCCCCAACCGCAGCGTCCGGCACGACGGCAGCCAGTTCAGCCGCATCGTGCTGGAAGACTTTTGGCGTGCCCCGGCCCAGCCCGAAAACGAATTGTTTACGTCGGCCTTCACAGAAGCACTGCTCCGCCGGCCGGCCGCTGCCAAAGCGGCTAAGCCAGCCAAAGCCGCCCGCGTTGCCGATGCGGTAGTGCGGTTTCAGCTGGCTGCCCCGCGCGTAGAGCCTGGCCACCAGCTGTGCGTGCTGGGTTCCGATGCCGCCCTCGGTGCCTGGGATGCCCGCAAAGCCGTGCTGCTTTCTGATGCTGACTACCCCACATGGACTGCCGAAGTGGCCCTGGAACAGCCCGACCGGGCTGTGCAGTATAAGTATGGTATTTGGGACCCGACGGAGAAGAAAATCGTGCTGCTGGAAACCGGCGACGACCGGATTCTGCCGCCTTCCCAGGACCGCAGTACCCTGCGCGTGCGCGCCGATGAAGGCTTCCGCTACCCCAGCACCTGGCGCGGCACCGGCGTAGCGCTACCCGTGTTTTCACTGCGGAGCCAGCGCGGCCTGGGCGTGGGTGAGTTTCCCGACCTGAAGCTGCTTGTAGATTGGGCCGTGGCTACTGGCATGAAGCTGGTGCAAATTCTGCCCATCAACGACACCGTAGCCACGCACACCTGGGTCGATTCGTATCCGTACGCGGCCATTTCGGTGTTTGCGCTGCATCCGCAATACCTCCACCTTGAAGGTATTGCGCCGCTCAAGGATAAAAACGCGCAAAAGGAACTAGATCAGCTGCGCGAACAGCTGAATGCCAAAGACTTCGTGGACTATGAGCCGGTGATGCAGGCGAAGTGGAAGTTTGCGCGGTTGCTGTATCAGCAGGAGAAAAAGCAGTTCCTCGCCGACCCGGCCTTCCTGGCGTTCCGGGAGGCGCAGAAGTCGTGGCTGGAGCCGTACGCAGTATTCTCCGCGCTGCGGGACCAGTTCGGCACCGCCGACTTCCAGCAGTGGCCCGGAGAGTACCGGACTCCGGCAAAAGTAGCGGAGCTGATCCGGGAAGATGCGCCCAACTTCGATGAAGTAGCGCTACACTTCTTCACCCAGTTCCACCTCGACAAGCAGCTGCTTGATGCCGTCGAGTACGGCCGCCAGCACGGGGTGGTGCTCAAAGGTGACTTACCCATTGGTATCTACCGCCATTCCGTAGACGCCTGGACCCAGCCCGAGCTCTACCACATGCACCAGCAGGCCGGTGCCCCACCCGACGACTTCTCTACGACTGGCCAGAACTGGCGCTTCCCAACCTACAACTGGGAACGAATGGCCGAGGATGGCTACGCGTGGTGGAAGCAGCGCATGAGCACCTTGGCCCGCTACTTCGATGCCCTGCGCATCGACCATATTCTGGGCTTCTTCCGCATCTGGGAAATTCCAGGGCATTCGGTGGAAGGCCTGTTGGGCCATTTCTCCCCGGCTCTGCCGCTGCATCAGCATGAAATAGAGCAGCGCCTTGGCTGGTTCAACTATGGTCGCCTCTGCGAGCCGTATATCCGCTGGCATATTGTGCAGCAGCTCTTTCACGGGCAGGCGCAGGTCGTGTTCGACGAGTTTATGGAAGACGCCGGCTACGGCGCCATCCGGCTGAAGGAGCACGTGCGTACCCAGCGCCAGATGGAAGCCGTGTTTGAGCAGAAAATAGCCGCGGACCCCGCCAACACCGACCACTACAAATGGCTGCGCACCGGCCTCTATAGCCTTGCCAATGAAGTACTGTTCGTGCCCGACGACCTGCGGCCCGACCACTATCATCCGCGCATCACGGTAGACAAATCGGTATCGTTCCGGGAGTTGAATGGGGAGGATCAGCACCGTCTGCGCGACATCTACAACGACTTCTTCTTCCGGCGCCACGAGAACTTCTGGCGGGAGCAGGGCCTTACCAAGCTGCCGCCCGTGCGCTACGCCACCAACATGCTCATTTGCGGCGAAGATCTGGGCATGGTGCCGGCCTCGGTACCGGGCGTAATGAAGGCGCTGGGCATGCTGGGTCTCAACATTCAGCGCATGCCTTCCGACCCGAAAGTAGAGTTTGGCCACCCCGATGCGGCTCCTTATCTGTCGGTGGTGAGTCCTGGTTCGCACGACATGAGCACGCTGCGCGGCTGGTGGGAAGAAGACCACGCTACCACCCAGCGTTTCTTCGAAACCATATTGGGCCACTGGGGCGAGCAGGCCCCGTACCAGTGCGAGCCATGGGTAGCCCGCGAAATCATTGTGCAGCATCTGCACTCGCCAGCTATGTGGGCCATTTTCCCGCTACAGGACCTGCTGGCTACGGATGCTACCTTACGTCGGGCTGATTCGCACGAAGAGCAGATCAATGTGCCGGCTAATCCGACCCATTTCTG